Within the Salvia hispanica cultivar TCC Black 2014 chromosome 4, UniMelb_Shisp_WGS_1.0, whole genome shotgun sequence genome, the region ATTGGAACGGTTTGAGAAAATttcttccaatttttttttctatagaATTCTTATTATCAACGGACATGCTTTGTTTTAAACGCATAGATTTAAATTATGACATGTATATCTAACAtgcaaataattttcattaatcatcaaataaatagtactccacgaaagagtggaaaaaagaaatagaagtGAATACATGGTCATTTAACTAGCGGATGGTGTGCTAAGTGCAATATTTATGCATCACCATGAGATGCTGAGTTTGATTCCTGCCGAGAACATTTCTATATTTGGGTCATATTTCttatagttttttatttaactttatttgttgataatactagtaattttgtttaaataaatttaacttatgattataaatagtactatataatataatactatttggAAGCTATACAAGTAGTTCATTTGCTATGAAATGATTGTAAATAGTATGCTTGTTTTTGGTTTAACGTTGATATTTGGTTTTTTTGTTGGTCTTGATTGGTTTGTACTTTTGTTGGATGTTAGTTGTTGAAGTCTTGCACACCATCATTTGGTTTGAGTCTTTTATTCATTTGCtactttttttagtatttttttagctTTTTAGTAGTCCTATAATAGATAACAACTATTTgatctaataaattaatatgaaaatattagtgTTCTAAAAAATCtattcactaattaattttctcttcattCGTTTTTCACACGCGGCTTTTTATATTGGTCACGTTTCCGCGTCGTTAGCATTGAACACactcaacaaattttaatggtaATTTGAGCCCCTCACCGTTAATATTCTAGCTCCGCCACTGAATGTCGtcataaatatctcatattttatgcagtaataatttttaatccTTGTTAGGTATCTAAAAAATTAACTTATCTAGTTTTGTACGTTTATGAAAATTGTTTTGTGCACGCTAAATGCTAATTCTTTGAAAACGAAATTCTCGTTCTCGCACCGCTGggtaataatttttctttttttagccagattagagcatccgcaatggtgcttaggccagcaataggccatccattctctctcctgccacgtcagcaacactaaaaaatccacctgtcacatcagatttaggccagccataggccagccgcaataaaaataattcaaaatatactacatttacggaattaaaatcacgattaaattaccgaattaaatttacgagacatatacgggaaaattcattaatattattttttaaaaaaatacattaactaaaaatcaaaaaaattacataataaaaaaaaatccgggcttccacacacgagcaaccgccccactctactcctcactaatttattaaaaaaatacattaaaaaatgttagtatgacatgtttctgttttaggtcttaatttcgtattgggctagttgttgttgtccatcgctagatgttgctcttgtacagaaatttagagatagagaaaatcgcgtttatatagtttttcaaaaaaaaaaaaaaagaattaaaaaaatttaaaaaaaagaattaaaaaaaaaattaaaaaaaaataaaaaatagcgctggcagatcgggccgccacaatggcggccagcgcatcggctaGCCACAcgcgatcggctagcccacgccgatttttTTGCAGAAATTCGGCTAGTCTACTCCAATgattcggctagccgatcggctagccacGTCAATCGGCTAGCCGTGGCTAGCctaccattgcggatgctcttaatcTAAGTAAAATATTCTTCTAGTTCTATCAGTAATTGAAGACGACAAGTTTAGAAAATCAAACGTGTAattttagtactcctactTACGTAGTTACATACTCCCCTTTACCGACTAAAGTATTGTTTAGTGATTAAATtaagaggaaataaaatataagagattaaaaaaatataagagatAAAAAGATATTGACATCCTGGCTTCGTGCTAGGAGCATTTCCAATCATTACattaaactcaaacccattttagtgtaaatgttACACTAAAGATTGATTTtgctccaaccatttacactaaactcaaacccaaaagaatattccccattcactaattttttatactttttaatCATATCTACATATTTTCTCTAAATTACACACTAACCCATGACACTTTGtcaatatcttaaattaaattaaataatactccataagataagatttattaattaatataactaaatatgaaatctattatttattaaatagtaaattataaaatttagaaaattcaaatacaataaaaatactataaaaactTATGTATTTGACttatgtttttctattttaaaatttccatattattttaattactaatgtttaactattttttgttatatttgatAGCATATTTGGTTtgaatagtattaattaactaataaaatagttGATTTCATAGATTTAATTACTAATGTGcgtatagtatttaattaactaataaaataattgattccATAGATTTATATATACCGTCAGTTATTTAATCTATCTAGtataacatttaattttgtatcgAAATAAAGTAACGGCTCGtgttagtaaaataataatacagtagatttttttccaattatgttgaataatataatactaatatggGCCACCCCTCtatttaataactaatcaaaatattaataagattAGAATAGGTTATTATTTCATGTCTTCTTCTCCAAGCCGTTGCATTCTCTCTgtaagtttttcaatctttgtattttaatttctcttccttccttctcttcttctattttgataCATATGAATTGATTTGGACTTAAATGCAATAACTCAAACTATGAAGAGTGTTTTTGGTATACTTTTAGTgcaaatctaaaaataaatattttttcttcaaaaatctatAATTGGATTGGTTTTGCAGTATTGTTGGAGGCATTATTCTACTGCATTTTAGGTTTTGCAGTACTACTAAAGATGGTCTAAGATGTTAGTGAATCCAAAAAATTATCTCAAAAATCTGCtacttataataattttttaaattatatttcttaagtAGCATCactatttcattaaattggtAATCGAATGTGGTATTACATTTCATATGGTATAACTATatctattaaatatttcattaagaCTCATTTCTTAATACTACACATTCGTgtggatatagaaaatataaaatgaagaCATATTATGTTATAAAAgtgattttgttgaattttgacTAGTTATAAGCTAGTTACAAATTAAACCCAAACTTGAGCACTAGTCATGGATCCAAAATATTGGCTTAGGATGAACAACAAGAGGATGAGAGGAAGacaagtaaatatattttcaaatcatAACTAGCCAATAATGTTTCTCTTCCTTTGGGCTTTAGATTTCCTTGAAGGCCCGTTTAAAATGATGGAATCATACACCGATATGTGTAATGAAGAACAAATAATTTGCCCCTCAATTTATAGTGAGTATTCTTCGAATAAAAGATATGCATATGTAGAGGCAAGATGTGACGTTCCACGTAATTGAAATCCAAACATCTGAGACACTGTGCCCGACTTAAAtaataaacatgaaattagCCGATAGAGGATAAAGtagcattaattatattggaCCCAACAACAACAGAGTACAGTAGTATATACTCACATGagtataatagtatatatagtagtatagtataggtgtaattaaaaaaaggattTGACGCACCACCATTATCTGTCCGAGTATTTGTCCCTACTCTTTTAGCTGTCACTACGCCCACATTTGAATTCACCCAAATTTAGAATCCTCATATTTTCAACTCCACACTCTTTTTTTCGAGCAACTTAGGTGGCGGAGGCCCAGCGGGGGACATTTCTCATCTATATACACTTCATCTTTGCCAATTTCCTCTATATTCTTTTTTCACAATTGTACTCCCAATTTCCCACTAGTAAGGTTTCATAACCAATAAGTCATCGGTTTTTAGTTAGTACTCCTAATTAGCTGCTCTCAGTGCTTATTTCcagtttttgtatttatatacatgcaaaaaaaaaacacttaatTTTTAAGCAGTTAGTACTAAAGTATGAATTgtaaaaatttatgtaaaaaaacttaaaattacatcattaaaaaaaaaaagttaatcaTGGCACTAGAGTAATAACAAATGTTTTGTGTTGCTCGATCTGCTCCTTGCTGAGATCTGGCACATCTCTAAGCAGCCATTAGGCCCATTACCCTATATTTTCGGTTGACGAAGTTGAAGAAGCAGTCTTTGTCTTATGACCTATTGGATGACTTCTACTTGTTGTTTGACTCACCTCCACGTCTTTAGGTGTGTATTTTTGAAGCACTCATCGATCTCTTCCCTCTGCTACCCGAATTGAGCTCCCCATAATTCTCACAGTGATAAACCTTCGTCAGGGGTGAAGTCAGAATTTGATATTAAgaggggcaaaaatatattataaacaaatttgaaGTATTGAGAAGAGGTATTTAAAGAAGaatgacaaataaaatgatataaatttttgaGGGGGcatttattacaaaatttttgcaGTAACCATATATGCTGTTGTTTCTATATAAAAAcgcaaaaataaatttaaatttgcaaTATATTGATAAATCATAGGAATCTAAATTGCATTACAAAGACGACGTGTTTGCATCGCATGGTAATTGGTAAAAGGGCATAACACAAATAATCAACCAATTTTATTATGGGAAACCCAATATTTTAGGCTAGATATTAACACATTTAATATAACTCTGCAAACTGTTTGATTGCATTTCAAATTTGCTTCCGTCTCAATATTCATTTGTTGCAATGCAAGATGAATACTTCCTCGTCctattcaattatttagaaatatatttatttcactctaattaacacatttttaaaatatagtatatcatttattttattttcacttaactcacaaattaaaacttaaaaaaattagaattgaatAGAAACATTCCACTTAAAATGGAACATAGAGTCTAATAGAACAAGAAGGGACAATCTTGTACAAAATCCAACCTTCGATAACCTTGTTgatctttcattttcaatttaaaggGATTTGGAGCTTCAttccaaaatatgaattttattgtCTATTTATGATTCTACGCATATTGACAACATAGAGACAGAACTCTTCCAATTTCAGtaaaaccaaataaataaatatatataaatgattcCCAAAAAGAAACAGCTATAGCATGGAAGGCTTCCTATCTTGCGCCTCATCCCAAGTGTCTCCGGCCGCTCTCACCGGCGCAAAGGGAGCGGCAGGCGGCGGCATGTGATGAAGGCGGCTGAAGAAGGCGGAGAAGCCATCGGAGGGGGCTTCACCGGCCGGCATTCCCAGCCCAAGGAAATCAAGAGTGGTGGGCGGGCTTATCATGAGGTCAGTAAAACCGGAGGAGAGGCCGAGGCCGAGGCCGGATGCCAAGGAGCTGCTTTCGAGCTTGATGCAGTCGTTGTCGGGCGTTGGAGAGTCGGACGGGGTCGGGCCCGATAGCCAGAGGCCGTGGAGGAGGGAGGATTTGGAGGAGGTGGAGCCCATCTGCGCCGCTTTCTGGAGCAATGCGGTGGCGGAGAGAGCCGGCTGGTGCGCGGCGGCGTAGTGTGATCGTGGGGGGTTTTGTGATGGGGATTGGAAGAGGGATGATAGTGAGAGTGATATAGCTGGTGATGAGAAGGCTGGTGGTGTTGATGCGTTTAGCATAATAGGCATAACGCCTCCGTTTGGGGGAATGTGGCTGCTCGAGGCGGATGAGCTGCTTgggacggcggcggcggtggatGGCGGTGGTTGTAAGTGGATTGTCTGATGATTCTCCGGCAATCCAGCTGGTGGTGTAAAGAGATGGAAAAGATTAGggataaaacaagaaaagcaGAAGGGCTTTATTGAAAAGAAATCATATGCTaagttaaaagtaaaattggGAGGAAAAGCAGTGCAATCAAGCACCTACTTTCAGTCACGATTTCTAACCCCTCACTGAGATCCCTGAGATgatcctctctctctttctctctctccaaaaattaaaagcaacaaaatcaTGGAAAATGCTGacattattgattaattaagcAGCCATAATTAAGAATTCACCGGAACTTTGTATGGACAGCACCGGAGACAGCACTCGAGTAGACGGAGTCAGCGGCGGTTGCGGCGGACTGGAAGCAGCaggaggcggcggcgaggGCTCAACATCTCCGCCGCCTTTTATGTCAGGCTGCGGACGGCTAATCTCCTGCGCCAACGCATCGCAAAACGCCCTATGCGTGATAAAACTATCCCTCCTATTCCcccaaaataaacaaaaaaaaaaaatgttactcaaatcacaaaattcaaatgcgagagagaaaaaaaaattgaaaaaaaaatgattgaccTCGAAAACAAAGTGCCGCAGTCGCAACGGTATTCCCGAGAGCCGCAAGTTTTCATGTGCGCCTTGCAATCGGACTGGACGGCGTATTTCTTGGAGCAGCGCTCGCATTTGTACTTCTTCTCGCCGTGTTTCCGGCAGAAGTGCTTTTTTATCCCGGTGAGGTCGCCGAGCGCCCTCGTCGGCTCGTGGTGGACGCACGTCGTCTCCGGGCACACGTACACGCGCTTCCGCACCTCCTTGCTCGTGCGCTGCCTCAGCTTCCACGGCAGGTTGTGGCCGCGCCGGTGCAGCTGCAGATTCTGGTCGCGCTGGAAGCCTTTGCTGCAGATCTCGCACACGAATCTATTCGTCGCCAGCAGCGTCTTCGGCGACAACGCGATCACCTCCGAATCCGGATCTGCCGCATTCaacaccaaaaaataaataaataaaatcattgagttaattaattaacgaGATGAGattttcattgatttttgGTACCAGGCATTCCAGGAAGGTTCCGCTTCCTCTTCAGCGGTGGAGCTGCTTCCGCCAGCTGCTCCGATTTCGCTCCGTTCCGAGTCGGTGATGAAATTATCTCCATTTCTACCATGGAATTCCGAAATCAGTCGTTGAAACTTCCCAAGTGgaaagagagaggaaagagGATTGACAATTGAGGTGTTTGGAGGTGAGGAAGCCGCCACCCTCGACGACCAGCATCAAATGTTCACACACGACGGTACTTGTTTTGTACGTGTATaattctagagagagagagacaaaaAGATGGATTTAAACTGAATttattaatgcataattgggaAAAGAAGCTGTGTGTAAACTCATCACTAAACAAGGTCTAAAATCGCTCCGGATAAGCGTGGTGGGTAACCATGGTTAAAGCTAGTTAACCGCGGTTTACAGCTTCTTCTTCGGGCTGAAGCAATCAAGTCTCAGTGGAGTGAATCGGACCGTCCACGTGGCGGAATCTGCAGGGTCTGAGATTTGTCGGGGGGAACTCACTGGGTTCTGCCAAATTGGGTTGTCGTTTAGTGCTCCTTTGGGATTTGAACCACATTGTATAGGGagaattttattcaaaacctcaaaatttctcaataaaatcTCACATCTACCCACACTTCCATTTTTGTTTCAACCCCTAAAAATACACCAACGacaagttaaaataaaaaataattggatataTTGTGACAACGACTGTAAATGCAGTGATACTCATTTTAGtcgtatatttatttagattttaataaattaattacgttgtgttgtgttgtgtgaTTTTATTGACTTTGACGCCACCACGGTCGCCGCCTCCCTGGTCGGTAGTCGTCCGGCTCCTTACCCTAAAACTCTGGCCttcattttttggtaattGCCACCAAAAAATTGTCGAAGTTCATTGAAGattggaaaaacaaagaaaaacgTGAGAAGAATGactttattacattttttaaacatgcatgcatcaaaatttaaatatgtataaaatcaaaataaacatttttctcTAAAGAATCAAACCAATTAATGAAAACATATGTTAAAATATGATATGCACgtttctctctttccctcgttCCTACGTATCTTCTTTTCCTAACTCAAAACTTCGTCAAATCAATCTCAAATGTTAATCATTTTCTTTCGTTCTTAATTACTAATTCGTTGTTTTATGTAAAATACGAAGTTATAAGAAAGCaataaatgcataattaaaaatgtatgaCTAGTTCAGtcatttttatgcatttttgcATCATTCATACTCCTCACTTCTCCTTTATCACTGAAATAAGGAATTGCTAATGCAATTTCTTACGTAGTTAATTCTCTCAACTTTTTGCCTTGAATTTCATTAAGATTTCGCACGTCTTCAATATGTTATAAAAATCAACCGCTTCACATAtgctaataataattatacGATTCATTAACCTTacaagagaaaaagaagatatgGATATAACTACTATCCATGACCTCTTTTTCTCTTGTAAGATTAATGAGCAATTGCATAGCAATTATTAGCGTACGCTGAAACAGTTGATTTTTGCAACATCTTAGAGATGGGGGAAATTTCAAATGAAATTCAAGGGAAGAAGTTGAGAGAATTAACTACTCCTATCAAAAAATTGCATTAGCAATCCGTTATTTCAGTGACTATGGAGAAGTAAGGAGTATGAATGATGCAGAAACGTATACAACAATGACGCATTTATATAGACAAAGAGAAATCCTAAgcttatagaaaaataataattaaacgaaataactaaaaggaaaataaacaaaaaggaaaccctaatttataaaaggaaaactaatatttttccatctactaattctattaactagggaataaataaaatccaaaatataatttgcatAGCCACCAAATTTTACATTCTAAAACATCacaatatatgtgttttatgtAATAACGTGTTTTTTGACGTCAACCCAATAATTGGAGATGCTTAGGGAATTCTCGTCGAATAAATGAGATAAAAGGGTTTATTTTAGAACAATATCTTCCCACTTGTGGCTTTTGCAACAAAGTTCTTTAATTTTCAGAACTTACAATCAAGTCTTTCagtttctaaaaaatataatcaaatcgCTGAGGATTTGACAAATTTTAGAACGGCCTCATAGCTTTGaaaaaaaactcaatcttTATAGAAGTGGCtcctaaaataataaaaaaaataataattaaaaaaaaaaaaaaaactatctaACTCGACTACTTGATAAAAGCCTCAATTATCAATATTAGTTCTTTGATATGGGCTTAAACTATCAATGAAGTAGTTCCATGATAAGAGTCTAAATTATCAATGAGATAGCTTATTAAAAGTGGCACATCAAAAGTTTTACACTGGGATCCAAACAATATAACACAAGAATATAAAACAACAGAATgagaaatacaaataaaataagataagaaaatatataaattaaactatCGCAGCTTCAGGATTCAAACTCAGGCTGTTAAAGTAGAAGGTTTctaagaccaattttaaagtcaCCTGCAACTGCAATGACACTAGATTACACAGTTTTGTggataatatatatacataaacattaaaattgatgGGGATTCCAGTGATCCCATCAAACCATGTACGTCTGTCACTGTTTATTGGTATAAGTCTAAACTATGAATGTGACAACTTATTGAAAAGAGCATAAACAATCTAAGGGTGTCTCCAACGGCGCCCTTCCCGTTCGCCCGTCGgggacgtccgaccggacgggCGCCATAGTGGgcgggaagggcgcccacgcccgtcccgagtgCCCCTGCGAAGGCCTCGCCCCTCCCGTCGACGTCGAACCGGACGGgcgccactgtggcgaaggtCGCCCGTCCcactcggacgtccgacattttaaattttttttttttttaaactctataaatagggctcctccaaaatcatttcattcacaccacttgtgttgacaagtttctctctctaacctcttttttcaattatctataATGGCGAGTAGTCGTGCGGGTGGTAGTGGCGGAGgcgctagtgatagtgatGGCTTTAGCGATGATGAATTGGATCTCGCTGTGCAAGCGGCGATTGATCGACGGATCCGGCagaggcagcagcggcggcagcaggcggcggcggccgtgCCTCGGCCGATCCATCGCCGACGGCATGTACCCCGGGACCACAttgctgcacatcagcggttGTATGAGGACTACTTTGCTCCAGAGCCGCGTTTTGGGGATGCCTTATTCCGCCgacgttttaggatgcatcgtcctctgtttatgcatatcgtTGGTGCATTAGAGAGAAGGTACGAGTTTTTCAGGATCAGGGAGGATGCGGCTGGCAAACCCGGACACACGCCAATACAGAAGTGTACGGCCGCAATCAGGCAACTGGCGTACGGAGGCCcggccgacatgttcgacgagtacctccacattggGGAGTCTTCAGCCGTCGAGTGTCTGTTGGAGTTTTGCGCGGGCGTTAGAGCGATATTCGGGGATCAGTATCTTCGGCGTCCGAGCCCCGAAGACTGCCAGCGGCTGATTAATATGCACGGGTCGGTGCACGGGTTCCCTgggatgttgggcagcatcgattgtatgcattgggagtggaggaACTGCCCCGCCGCCTGGAAGGGGATACACACTTCCGGCTTCAAAGCCAAGCATCCCACGTTGATCCTTGAAGCTGTAGCTgactaccggctatggatatggcatgcttattttggagtggccgggtcgaacaacgacatcaacgtcctccagTCGTCGCCCCTGTTCAACGATCAGTGCAATGGCGTTGGTCCCGCCATCAGTTTcgtcgccaacggcaaccagcACAACatgggatactatttggcggatgggatatacccaaactggcccgtctttgtgaagacgatcaagcATGCGATCGGGCCAAAGAAGTCCTACTTTGCGACCCGGCAGGAGGCAgcgcgcaaggatgttgagcgcgcatttggtgtgctccagagtCGATGGGCGATGGTGAGGGGTCCGGCACGGCAGTGGTATATTCCCAACAtcggcgacatcatgtacgcgtgtatcattttgcacaacatgattgtcgaaagtGAAGGGGACGAACTGACTCAGTGGACCAGCGAAGATGACACGggtgccggtccaagccacggcgtggccaccgcgaatgtgaacatgggggtacctcatggagaggttgagcggttgcgcgcatttgccgacatgcggcaaaaaaatgcccatattcgacttcatgaggatatcatcgaagaggtTTGGACGCGGAGGGGTGGACACTGAtgtggttgttttttttttctatctactatgtaattttttttttcgaatgatgtatgttgtttttttattgaaatattcgtatttcccgttcgtattcgtgtcgaattttaatttccgtgaatttaaattttaattgtgaattaatttaattgtgggaatggctagtgggaggggcgagtgggaagggctagtgcagtgggaagggctagtgatgtggcagtggaatgggaggggctagtgctgacgtggcatgggaagggcgagtgggaggggcgccgcCGGAGACACCcttgtatattagttttataataaaatgtgagtaggaatgagttagtggaatatagggtccactacaaaaaatggtaaaaagtaaaatgggacaaattttaggggatggacggaaatgaaaaaatgggataaACATTCAGGGATGGAGGTAGACGTAGTAGAAGAAAACATTCAAtccaatactccctccatcccacaaaaatatgctagtctgtcccacaagaatacacactttctaattttgaaaagttttttctctctaataaggtgggactcattctccactattaccaataacaatactttaaatactttttctctctatctctctcttactttattaattttgcattaaaacatgtgccgaACCCAAAATACATATTCTTTAGGGACGGATGGAGAGTATAATATAGCCGTAAGCTTAATTCAATGTCCTCCAAAGTTTTGATTCTACTAGTATTTTCTATCAAAATTACAAAGGCCTTTCAAACTAAAGCATCAGTTTAATCATCTATATCGAAGTTGGTTATTATACGgaacataataaagaaaatagcGCTAACAACATATTAATTTGTCATAAATATGATGGAATCAGTTTACCATTCAGTTACCATTTCCATGCAACTATACGATTAAAATCTAGTGTTTGATAAAGGTTGAAATCTCTTTTGATAAACATATTATCATGCATGACATCTTAATTATTctaataaagttaaaaccttaattatcttaattatatCAAGCCATCCAAATCAGACACCCACGTTCGGTCATTTATATAATCAGAAGTAGGAcaatactaatttaaattttgacaaGAGTATCTACTACATACTCCTTGAGTATAACGAACTACTCCTTCCCTCCGTCtcttataatttgtcaccattcgACCTGACACGAATTCTTAAGAagtgtaatagaaagtgagttgaaaagtaAGTGGCAagctacttttatatattagtaaataataaaatatagggAAAGAgtccaaaaatggtaaaaatgaaatgtgacaaatttttagaaattgacgaaaatagaaataaatgacaaattttcagggatgaGGGGAGTATCAATCTTGCGATCAAAATCTTAAACTCTAGTTATGTT harbors:
- the LOC125185462 gene encoding zinc finger protein ENHYDROUS-like; this translates as MVEMEIISSPTRNGAKSEQLAEAAPPLKRKRNLPGMPDPDSEVIALSPKTLLATNRFVCEICSKGFQRDQNLQLHRRGHNLPWKLRQRTSKEVRKRVYVCPETTCVHHEPTRALGDLTGIKKHFCRKHGEKKYKCERCSKKYAVQSDCKAHMKTCGSREYRCDCGTLFSRRDSFITHRAFCDALAQEISRPQPDIKGGGDVEPSPPPPAASSPPQPPLTPSTRVLSPVLSIQSSAGLPENHQTIHLQPPPSTAAAVPSSSSASSSHIPPNGGVMPIMLNASTPPAFSSPAISLSLSSLFQSPSQNPPRSHYAAAHQPALSATALLQKAAQMGSTSSKSSLLHGLWLSGPTPSDSPTPDNDCIKLESSSLASGLGLGLSSGFTDLMISPPTTLDFLGLGMPAGEAPSDGFSAFFSRLHHMPPPAAPFAPVRAAGDTWDEAQDRKPSML